The following proteins are co-located in the Lacticaseibacillus paracasei subsp. paracasei genome:
- a CDS encoding AMP-binding protein — protein MSKLTDLLSQNLINERDYPIVKSVAADTWYTGRDLEEDVAALRDQLNKLKIGAGDQILVALPNAPVHLALNQALWEIGAVVHPIAAATPLPELKAEWSLYHYQAVITLPDVGEKLAEPLVPCSRLRLHTIAALAILTDASQLAYRINAPQKRAKEEDLALILNTSGTTGKPKRVGLTHRMLLNAAQHDAKSHALSADDIAMVVMPMFHINAQVISVLATRLSGGKLVIAPKFSASKFWPLIADNHVTWVSVVPTIISILLMHENALKAYHPDIHLRFVRSSSFALPEDKLIAFQTYFHTQILEGYGMTETASQSTLNPINAPKIGSAGKPVGTELRLMLADGSLSQQPYVEGEIALRGDHVIHDYLEPHPESFKDDWFLTGDLGYLDEDGYLFVKGRRKEMINRGGEKVAPAKVENILNELDWVAQVAVIGLPDALYGEAVTAVVIRQNVTGDPMKAKAALIDYARQHLAAYECPTDVVFVKAFPVNATGKVIRPKLRKQLMQGGQAYEA, from the coding sequence ATGAGCAAACTCACCGATCTGTTGTCTCAGAATCTAATAAATGAGCGTGATTACCCAATTGTGAAATCAGTCGCTGCCGATACTTGGTATACCGGGCGCGATCTTGAAGAGGACGTCGCAGCCTTGCGTGACCAGTTGAATAAACTGAAAATCGGTGCAGGGGATCAGATTCTTGTCGCTTTGCCAAACGCTCCCGTCCATCTGGCGTTAAATCAGGCGCTTTGGGAGATTGGTGCGGTTGTTCATCCGATTGCTGCCGCGACCCCGTTGCCAGAACTGAAGGCGGAATGGTCATTGTATCACTATCAGGCAGTTATTACCTTGCCTGATGTTGGCGAAAAGCTGGCAGAACCATTGGTGCCGTGCAGTCGTCTTCGTCTGCATACTATCGCAGCGCTAGCGATTTTAACTGATGCCAGTCAGCTTGCGTATCGCATAAACGCGCCGCAGAAACGGGCAAAAGAAGAGGATCTGGCTTTGATCCTCAACACTTCGGGCACAACTGGCAAGCCGAAACGCGTGGGCTTAACCCATCGCATGTTGTTGAATGCGGCCCAACACGATGCCAAAAGTCATGCTTTATCAGCTGATGATATCGCCATGGTCGTGATGCCGATGTTTCACATCAATGCGCAGGTGATTTCGGTTTTGGCTACCCGACTTTCGGGTGGCAAACTTGTCATCGCACCGAAGTTCTCCGCTAGCAAATTCTGGCCGCTCATCGCAGACAACCATGTCACGTGGGTTTCAGTTGTGCCGACAATCATATCGATTTTGCTCATGCACGAAAACGCCTTGAAAGCTTATCACCCTGACATTCATTTGCGATTCGTCCGCAGTTCCTCGTTTGCATTGCCAGAAGATAAGTTGATAGCCTTTCAGACGTATTTTCATACGCAGATTCTCGAAGGTTATGGCATGACTGAGACGGCGAGTCAGAGTACCTTAAATCCAATTAATGCACCGAAAATTGGGTCTGCCGGCAAGCCGGTGGGTACAGAACTGCGACTGATGCTGGCGGACGGTTCTTTGAGCCAGCAACCGTATGTTGAAGGTGAAATTGCTCTTCGCGGCGATCACGTCATTCACGATTACCTCGAACCGCATCCTGAATCTTTTAAAGACGATTGGTTCCTCACTGGCGATCTTGGCTATTTAGACGAAGATGGCTATCTGTTTGTCAAAGGCCGTCGTAAGGAAATGATCAATCGCGGTGGTGAAAAGGTTGCCCCGGCAAAAGTCGAAAATATCCTTAATGAGTTAGACTGGGTTGCTCAAGTAGCGGTGATTGGTTTGCCGGATGCACTTTATGGCGAAGCAGTCACGGCGGTTGTCATTCGCCAAAACGTGACCGGCGACCCAATGAAAGCCAAAGCCGCCTTGATCGATTACGCTCGCCAGCATTTGGCAGCGTATGAATGTCCAACCGATGTCGTTTTTGTCAAAGCCTTTCCGGTCAATGCAACTGGGAAAGTAATCCGACCGAAACTGCGCAAACAGCTGATGCAAGGCGGACAAGCCTATGAAGCATAA
- a CDS encoding acyltransferase — protein sequence MKQANDGERREPKKVKHPYLYEIDLMRLIFIAGVLLNHTTTAFQHQTSSGLISTGFLATHLMIHFTRMGFMFMTGLVLTMVYYRRQRNWPLFYKKRFTTVGVPYVLWNTLLLAGSVLLGVGGFTIANFWPDYLSALLHGDQFYLYYVLVTLQLYLLFPAMLWLFKRTAGHHIRLVVASFGVQMLLVIGIKYGLPHVNTSDWLWWFKAYGVNVFTYQFFFISGGLVSLHYEKVKQWLLTHQVLIGWGALSLSIGTIGLYVFNKQVLNFGHNAAVSPHQPYMLIYDVVMIAFVFVLGQRYAVWHTKRPEHWLARLIGHGAQVSFGVYLCQTIAISLLGGLLSLGGFSNGMLILLLPIGYIFILAVSFTIAWLCHRIAPFGWLIGRPQSLSVSSKGVLNHEQTHRSVVSESNK from the coding sequence ATGAAGCAGGCGAATGACGGCGAGCGGCGCGAGCCGAAAAAAGTTAAGCATCCTTATCTATATGAAATTGATCTTATGCGTTTGATTTTTATTGCAGGGGTGCTGTTGAATCACACGACAACGGCATTTCAGCATCAAACATCCAGCGGTTTAATCAGTACTGGATTCTTAGCCACACATTTAATGATTCATTTTACGCGAATGGGTTTCATGTTTATGACCGGTTTGGTATTGACGATGGTGTATTACCGGCGTCAGCGCAATTGGCCGCTGTTTTATAAAAAACGCTTCACAACGGTCGGCGTACCTTACGTCTTGTGGAACACTTTATTGTTGGCAGGTTCAGTACTGCTTGGTGTTGGCGGCTTTACCATCGCCAACTTCTGGCCAGACTATCTCAGTGCCTTGCTACATGGCGATCAATTTTACCTCTACTACGTTTTGGTCACCTTACAATTGTATCTATTGTTTCCAGCCATGCTGTGGCTATTTAAACGGACGGCTGGTCATCATATCAGGTTAGTCGTCGCTAGCTTCGGCGTCCAAATGCTGCTAGTCATCGGCATTAAGTATGGGTTGCCACACGTCAACACAAGCGACTGGTTATGGTGGTTTAAGGCCTATGGGGTCAATGTTTTCACCTATCAGTTCTTCTTCATTAGCGGTGGACTCGTCAGCCTGCACTATGAAAAGGTCAAGCAATGGCTTCTTACCCATCAGGTGTTAATCGGCTGGGGTGCTTTGAGTCTCAGTATCGGCACCATTGGTCTCTATGTTTTTAACAAACAAGTTCTGAACTTTGGTCACAACGCTGCTGTTTCGCCGCACCAACCTTATATGTTGATTTACGATGTCGTGATGATCGCTTTTGTATTCGTATTAGGCCAGCGATACGCGGTCTGGCATACGAAGCGACCTGAACATTGGTTGGCACGACTGATCGGTCATGGTGCCCAAGTTTCTTTCGGCGTTTATCTTTGTCAAACCATTGCTATTAGCTTGTTAGGCGGCTTGTTGAGTCTCGGTGGTTTTAGCAATGGCATGTTGATCTTACTACTACCAATCGGCTATATCTTTATTCTAGCTGTTTCATTTACCATTGCTTGGCTATGCCACCGGATTGCGCCGTTTGGGTGGCTGATTGGCCGTCCGCAGTCCTTGTCAGTTTCATCGAAAGGAGTCTTGAATCATGAGCAAACTCACCGATCTGTTGTCTCAGAATCTAATAAATGA
- a CDS encoding ABC transporter ATP-binding protein, which yields MTDPIIGLRQIKKTYNDKTVLHDIHLNLYPGEFLALVGMSGGGKSTILRLIAGLEPPTAGDIQRQNGLVMRMMFQNDRLLPWLTNLDNVSFRSHDPAIVQQAKSLLTAVGLADKSDGYPVQLSGGQKQRLALARALLAKPQLLLLDEPLGALDALTRQHMQDLILDIFTKQHLSSLLITHDVNEAARMADRIVVVKDGKLAYETSGARGQSPEKIANTAARLLNAIVSEPVTT from the coding sequence ATGACTGATCCAATTATTGGTTTACGTCAGATTAAAAAAACCTATAACGATAAAACTGTCTTGCATGACATTCATCTTAATTTGTACCCAGGTGAATTCTTGGCACTGGTCGGCATGAGTGGCGGCGGCAAAAGCACCATTCTTCGCCTAATCGCAGGACTCGAGCCGCCGACTGCCGGTGACATCCAACGTCAAAATGGACTGGTCATGCGGATGATGTTTCAAAATGATCGCTTGCTGCCGTGGTTAACCAATTTGGACAACGTTTCTTTTCGATCACACGATCCCGCTATCGTGCAACAAGCTAAATCACTGTTAACAGCAGTTGGCCTTGCTGACAAAAGCGATGGTTATCCCGTGCAACTTTCAGGTGGTCAAAAGCAGCGGCTGGCGTTGGCGCGAGCGTTGTTAGCTAAGCCGCAGTTACTGTTGCTCGATGAACCACTTGGCGCATTAGATGCCTTGACGCGGCAACATATGCAGGATCTGATCCTTGATATTTTCACAAAACAGCATTTAAGCAGTTTGCTCATCACGCATGATGTTAATGAAGCTGCACGCATGGCCGATCGCATTGTGGTTGTCAAAGATGGCAAGCTGGCATACGAAACAAGCGGTGCTCGTGGTCAATCACCAGAGAAAATTGCAAACACAGCGGCGCGACTTTTGAACGCGATTGTGTCTGAGCCGGTGACAACATGA
- a CDS encoding ABC transporter permease subunit: MQEVTTLTQRPKPRTKRHINWFKVLPWIVPLGLLAGWQAAVSFNWLTSSLLPAPLTVIQDGITLWQSGELPKNIAISLYRATAGFAIGGSIGFVLGLMNGLVRPIRALLDSPIQMLRNIPHLSLIPLLIILIGIGESTKISLVAIGVMFPIYINTYQGITTADPELLEMGHAYGLSKRDLFTRIIFPGALPNILMGVRYALGVMWTTLIVAETISSSYGLGYMATNAQEFMRMDTVLLCILIYALLGKLSDLIAKSLEKVFLSWRQGGVEA, from the coding sequence ATGCAAGAAGTCACAACACTCACGCAACGGCCAAAGCCGCGGACCAAAAGACATATCAATTGGTTCAAGGTACTGCCTTGGATCGTGCCGTTGGGATTACTGGCTGGATGGCAAGCTGCGGTCAGTTTTAACTGGCTCACGAGTTCCTTACTTCCGGCACCCTTAACGGTGATTCAAGATGGCATCACCTTGTGGCAAAGTGGCGAATTGCCCAAAAATATTGCGATTAGCCTGTATCGTGCAACAGCTGGGTTTGCGATCGGTGGCAGTATCGGATTTGTACTTGGCCTGATGAACGGTTTGGTCAGACCAATCCGAGCCTTATTAGATAGTCCGATTCAAATGCTTCGCAACATTCCGCATCTATCCTTGATTCCCTTGCTGATTATTCTGATCGGCATTGGCGAATCGACCAAAATATCGTTGGTGGCAATCGGGGTCATGTTCCCGATCTACATCAATACTTATCAAGGTATAACAACGGCCGATCCAGAATTGCTTGAAATGGGGCATGCCTATGGTCTTTCAAAGCGCGACTTGTTCACGCGAATTATTTTTCCAGGGGCTTTACCCAACATTTTGATGGGTGTGCGGTACGCGCTGGGCGTGATGTGGACCACATTGATTGTCGCAGAAACCATTTCTTCGAGTTACGGCTTAGGCTACATGGCAACGAATGCACAAGAATTTATGAGGATGGACACTGTCCTGCTTTGTATTTTGATCTACGCATTGCTCGGCAAGTTGTCCGACCTCATTGCGAAAAGTTTAGAAAAAGTCTTCCTTAGTTGGCGTCAAGGAGGTGTCGAGGCATGA
- a CDS encoding ABC transporter permease produces the protein MTRYARLLLTYFKINFKSLAIYDFYFYFSIAGMMIQNLINVAALRFLYLLVPTIQGYTFMELLTTYAIASTSFAIFRCFFINTLNIADYVRKGKFDGLLVKPVNPLFQLLNESFDEDAWGDLAISVLILTTIAFSSHMPLLIFLLVLLMCCATSLIFLSLTLLGGMVSLLSQGLADLSETVYDFFEFSKYPLSIYNTPLKMILTWFLPLGWVAAIPQSTVIDDGRWYFAILVVGISVAFFTLVYQLWRLFLVKYQSTGT, from the coding sequence ATGACGAGATATGCGCGCTTACTGTTAACCTATTTCAAAATTAATTTCAAATCATTAGCCATTTACGATTTTTATTTTTATTTTTCAATTGCTGGCATGATGATTCAAAATTTGATCAATGTTGCGGCACTTCGCTTTTTATATCTGTTAGTCCCGACGATTCAAGGCTATACGTTTATGGAACTGTTGACGACGTATGCCATTGCCAGCACCTCATTTGCAATTTTTCGCTGTTTTTTCATTAATACGCTGAATATTGCGGATTATGTGCGAAAAGGAAAGTTTGACGGCTTGTTGGTTAAACCTGTCAATCCGCTTTTTCAGTTGTTGAATGAAAGTTTTGATGAAGATGCTTGGGGTGACTTGGCGATATCCGTACTGATTTTGACCACGATTGCATTCAGCTCGCACATGCCTTTACTTATTTTCTTGCTGGTCCTGCTGATGTGCTGTGCCACTTCTTTAATCTTCTTATCCTTAACCTTACTAGGCGGGATGGTGTCGTTGTTGTCACAAGGGTTAGCAGATTTATCGGAGACAGTTTATGACTTTTTTGAATTTTCAAAATATCCGCTCTCCATTTACAATACACCGTTAAAAATGATCCTCACTTGGTTTTTGCCATTAGGTTGGGTTGCCGCTATTCCGCAATCAACGGTCATTGACGACGGCCGCTGGTATTTTGCTATTCTGGTTGTTGGCATCTCGGTTGCTTTCTTCACCCTCGTTTATCAACTATGGCGTCTTTTTCTGGTGAAATATCAAAGTACAGGCACGTAA
- a CDS encoding ABC transporter permease produces the protein MTLRLMMIRIGLKRSVANRYAFGFYLFGNLISIAVMFFLWQSVLRHRPSAVFAETITYLIFMQLLTAVFPKTSFAIHDDIRTGNIARLLLRPVPLLTHYFWESVGYSFGKLIFIGIPDVILLVAVRQSALAWQTLPLLVMAVMLGYVLYFELEAIIGLFSFYTYSIWGINTFKAAVLLAVSGNVFPVNFYPAAVKTIAQFLPFQYAFGAIGKLLSQQRAADFWPTLFMQSLYIATLFGVYHLQLKIAIQRVVVQGG, from the coding sequence ATGACGTTAAGACTGATGATGATTCGAATTGGTTTGAAAAGGAGTGTCGCCAATCGCTATGCGTTTGGCTTCTACTTATTTGGCAATTTAATTTCGATTGCCGTGATGTTTTTTCTGTGGCAAAGTGTTTTACGGCATCGACCAAGTGCCGTTTTTGCCGAAACGATCACTTATTTGATTTTCATGCAACTATTGACGGCTGTCTTTCCGAAAACTAGCTTTGCTATCCACGACGATATCCGTACAGGTAATATCGCCCGCCTGTTATTGCGGCCAGTGCCGTTACTGACCCATTATTTTTGGGAAAGTGTTGGTTATTCATTTGGCAAGTTGATTTTTATCGGTATCCCTGATGTCATCCTATTGGTCGCGGTGAGGCAGTCAGCGCTTGCGTGGCAGACGTTACCGTTGTTGGTGATGGCGGTCATGCTTGGATATGTCCTGTATTTTGAACTCGAGGCGATCATAGGGTTATTTTCTTTCTACACCTATAGCATTTGGGGTATCAATACGTTTAAAGCTGCTGTTTTGCTGGCCGTGTCAGGAAATGTTTTTCCAGTGAATTTTTACCCAGCAGCGGTGAAAACAATCGCACAGTTTTTGCCATTTCAATACGCGTTCGGTGCGATTGGTAAGCTGTTATCACAGCAGCGGGCTGCCGACTTTTGGCCGACATTGTTCATGCAGAGCCTCTATATTGCCACGTTATTTGGTGTCTATCACTTGCAGCTGAAAATAGCGATCCAACGTGTTGTGGTTCAGGGAGGTTAG
- a CDS encoding ABC transporter ATP-binding protein: MGVVRKKRTLFTAVDDISFAIEAGEKVGIVGLNGSGKSTLIKMMLGILRADDGTLATFSGDPTKYRQRNAQRIGSVFGQRSQLRWDLPVYDTFLLNKEIFRISKEDFLARVEHLTSLLDAKDFLQQPVRTLSLGQRMKAEVMASLLHDPELIILDEPTIGLDVVTKNKIVKFLQQVEGKTLLYTSHDLEDVEKICSRILILDHGKLLTDISAQALAKIATPSQIEFSLVDSANLPAALADVGVQTLPNGNFRVAGLSSKEVQDFMRRLIATTELASVTIANKRLEYVISSGLTTGGGQ, from the coding sequence ATTGGCGTTGTTAGAAAGAAACGTACACTTTTTACGGCAGTTGATGATATTAGCTTTGCCATTGAGGCAGGTGAAAAAGTTGGCATTGTCGGCTTAAATGGTTCGGGAAAGTCAACACTCATCAAGATGATGTTGGGGATTTTGCGGGCAGATGATGGGACACTTGCTACATTTTCGGGAGATCCGACAAAATATCGGCAGCGAAATGCACAACGCATTGGCAGCGTGTTCGGGCAGCGCAGTCAGCTTAGGTGGGATCTCCCGGTTTATGATACGTTTTTATTAAACAAAGAGATTTTTCGCATTTCAAAAGAAGATTTTTTAGCGCGGGTTGAGCATTTAACATCATTATTGGACGCAAAAGACTTTTTGCAGCAACCGGTTAGAACGTTAAGCTTAGGTCAGCGGATGAAAGCGGAGGTGATGGCATCGCTGCTTCATGATCCGGAGCTGATCATTTTGGATGAGCCAACTATTGGCCTTGATGTGGTCACTAAGAATAAAATCGTTAAGTTCCTACAACAAGTCGAAGGCAAGACCTTGTTGTACACCTCGCACGATCTTGAGGATGTTGAAAAAATTTGCTCACGTATTTTAATTCTTGATCACGGAAAACTGTTGACAGACATTTCCGCACAAGCTTTAGCAAAAATCGCGACGCCATCACAGATCGAATTTTCACTCGTTGATTCAGCTAATCTGCCAGCGGCTCTTGCTGACGTTGGGGTGCAGACACTACCCAATGGCAATTTTAGAGTTGCGGGACTATCTTCTAAAGAGGTTCAAGATTTTATGAGGCGACTCATCGCGACAACCGAGCTGGCTTCTGTGACGATTGCGAATAAACGCTTAGAATATGTCATTTCATCAGGACTGACAACAGGTGGCGGCCAATGA
- a CDS encoding IS30 family transposase, with protein MTHSQTNTHKHYQQLSFSDRATIQALQAAGDTATVIAQKLHRSKATISREITRGSVTQLDSKRHSHQVYLAETAQAMHDRKRDRTGHYAFLKTGRAFFKALARELTRKPRVHSVDSFVHFYRDQGKACPSTTTVYRYIDAGLLELDNMTLPKKLRRRIKGYKNAHKRKNKKIYGDSIELRPAAVNDRTGVGHWEGDLVKGIRLADEPALMTLTERYSRTEIIVKIPDYHAGTCLKALQDTIDDYGAKEFESITFDNGSEFAKLSEIVGTQIYFAHPYSPWERGTNENANGLLREFFPKGKSLRAVTLVEIQAVQSALNHRPRRILNYLRPCDYYRCMA; from the coding sequence ATGACCCACTCTCAGACTAACACCCACAAGCATTACCAACAACTCAGTTTTAGCGACCGTGCTACAATTCAGGCCCTTCAGGCTGCTGGTGACACCGCGACCGTGATTGCACAGAAGCTTCATCGCAGTAAAGCGACAATCTCACGAGAAATCACGCGTGGATCTGTAACTCAGCTCGACTCGAAGCGTCACTCGCATCAAGTCTATCTTGCGGAAACTGCCCAAGCCATGCACGACCGTAAACGCGATAGAACCGGTCACTACGCCTTTCTTAAGACCGGCCGTGCGTTCTTCAAGGCTCTCGCCAGGGAGCTTACTCGTAAGCCGCGCGTACACAGCGTTGATAGCTTCGTACACTTCTATCGCGACCAGGGCAAGGCTTGCCCTTCAACGACAACTGTGTATCGCTACATCGACGCCGGGCTGCTTGAGCTAGACAACATGACACTTCCCAAGAAGCTCCGACGCCGCATCAAAGGCTATAAGAACGCCCACAAGCGCAAGAATAAGAAGATATACGGCGACTCAATCGAGTTGCGTCCTGCGGCCGTGAATGACCGCACAGGCGTGGGACATTGGGAAGGCGACTTGGTCAAAGGTATTCGCTTAGCTGATGAGCCAGCATTAATGACGCTCACAGAACGGTACAGCCGGACTGAGATCATCGTCAAGATTCCTGACTATCATGCGGGCACCTGCCTTAAAGCCTTGCAGGACACGATCGACGACTACGGGGCCAAGGAATTTGAGAGTATCACTTTTGACAATGGTTCCGAGTTTGCCAAGTTATCAGAGATTGTTGGAACCCAGATTTACTTCGCACATCCGTACTCGCCTTGGGAGCGTGGCACAAACGAGAACGCCAATGGACTGCTTAGGGAATTCTTCCCGAAAGGGAAGTCTCTCAGAGCAGTTACCCTGGTTGAAATTCAAGCAGTCCAATCCGCACTGAACCATCGTCCCAGACGTATTCTGAACTATCTTCGCCCATGCGATTACTACCGATGCATGGCGTAA
- a CDS encoding IS30 family transposase: protein MAIITLIERSQIELMQHHTIQYIAATLGRSRISIRHELHRCPEGDYCVIIAQDHADTCRHRCGRHSILTPKLKRMVTEKLNLGWSPEMVGYAVHCAPHTIYHWIYQRQVDFQPSQLFDHGKRHKRRQDLRSRYNQAVGTSIEIRSESANRRTEKGHLEMDTVRGGRGSKAAVLTIVDRVTRLMATTKLENLSQNAVLKGFARLMVDFPGPVRSVTVDHGKEFSCDQALTKRYRIPVYFCHAYHPNERGTNERFNRELRYYFPKGTQFDQVSETDIQQATALINNKPRKCLRWQTPVQAVSKPLSRW from the coding sequence ATGGCCATTATAACCTTAATTGAACGATCTCAGATAGAACTGATGCAACACCACACGATTCAATACATCGCCGCGACCTTAGGCCGCTCTCGTATTTCTATTAGGCATGAGCTTCACCGTTGCCCTGAAGGTGATTACTGCGTCATTATAGCTCAGGATCATGCCGATACTTGTCGGCATCGTTGTGGTCGGCACTCGATTTTAACGCCTAAGTTGAAGCGGATGGTAACTGAGAAGCTAAACCTAGGTTGGTCCCCTGAAATGGTCGGTTATGCCGTTCACTGTGCGCCACACACGATTTACCACTGGATTTATCAAAGACAAGTCGATTTTCAGCCAAGCCAACTCTTTGATCACGGTAAACGTCATAAAAGAAGACAAGACCTTCGGTCGCGCTATAACCAAGCAGTAGGCACCTCAATTGAGATTCGCAGTGAGTCAGCTAATCGGCGAACCGAAAAAGGACATTTAGAGATGGATACAGTTCGCGGTGGTCGCGGGTCAAAGGCTGCTGTTTTGACCATTGTCGATCGGGTGACACGTTTAATGGCGACAACTAAGCTTGAAAACTTATCACAAAATGCTGTTCTCAAGGGATTTGCAAGACTGATGGTGGACTTTCCGGGTCCGGTTCGATCAGTGACGGTTGATCACGGTAAAGAGTTTTCCTGCGATCAGGCGCTTACAAAGCGCTATCGGATACCGGTTTACTTTTGCCACGCCTATCACCCGAATGAACGGGGCACAAATGAACGGTTCAATCGAGAACTTCGCTACTATTTCCCGAAGGGAACACAGTTTGATCAGGTTTCAGAGACCGATATTCAACAAGCCACAGCGCTTATCAATAACAAACCTAGAAAATGTCTCCGTTGGCAAACCCCAGTTCAAGCAGTGAGCAAGCCTCTTTCTAGGTGGTAA
- a CDS encoding IS30 family transposase, with translation MSPYTHLTLKDRESILLGISTGKTLDTIAKEIGRSKSTVSREIARNGGWRNYSAATAQDRYRRVRLASRRPRILDRPGTRDAVIRYITVLHWSPEQIAGRLSLEGSPIRISYSTIYRGIYLDNLGVPLKSHGARGLPRLLRHRGKTRKIKGTINERRGRFNDVPSIHDRPRSAENRSWFGHWEGDTVRGKTGHSALVTLVDRKSRYLLSKRTANAKADTVRDVMIELLGALPANRVRTVTPDRGREFARYRELAERLNTKVFFPDPHAPQQRGTNENTNGLIREYFPKNTDLDLQSDQEIETYIEQLNNRPRKVLGWKTPSEVFMGKKLHLS, from the coding sequence ATGAGTCCGTACACCCATCTTACCTTAAAAGACCGTGAATCGATACTGCTTGGTATCTCTACAGGCAAAACTCTTGATACCATCGCCAAAGAGATAGGTCGTTCCAAGAGTACAGTCAGCCGTGAAATTGCACGTAACGGCGGCTGGCGGAACTATTCGGCAGCCACCGCTCAGGACCGCTACCGGCGGGTTCGCTTGGCTAGCAGGCGTCCTCGGATCCTCGATCGACCGGGGACTCGTGACGCTGTCATTCGATATATCACGGTGCTACATTGGTCGCCTGAGCAGATTGCCGGTCGCTTGTCACTAGAAGGCAGTCCTATTCGCATCAGCTATTCGACTATCTACAGAGGTATCTACCTAGATAATCTCGGTGTTCCATTGAAGAGCCATGGTGCTCGCGGGCTACCAAGGCTGCTTCGACACCGAGGCAAGACGCGCAAAATCAAAGGCACCATAAATGAACGCCGGGGGCGCTTCAATGACGTGCCATCAATTCACGACCGACCCCGGTCGGCAGAAAATCGCAGCTGGTTTGGTCACTGGGAAGGCGATACAGTACGCGGTAAAACAGGACACTCTGCATTAGTAACATTAGTTGACCGTAAATCACGCTATCTGCTTTCGAAGCGAACGGCCAACGCAAAAGCTGACACTGTTAGAGACGTCATGATTGAGCTGCTTGGTGCCTTACCAGCTAACCGAGTAAGAACAGTGACTCCTGACCGTGGAAGGGAGTTTGCCCGGTACAGGGAGCTGGCAGAACGTCTGAATACAAAGGTCTTCTTTCCTGACCCACACGCGCCTCAACAACGAGGAACTAACGAAAACACCAACGGACTGATTAGAGAATACTTTCCCAAGAACACAGACCTAGACCTTCAGAGCGACCAGGAAATTGAGACTTACATTGAACAACTGAATAATCGACCACGCAAGGTCTTAGGCTGGAAGACGCCATCAGAAGTCTTCATGGGTAAAAAGTTGCACTTGAGTTGA